In the Ferribacterium limneticum genome, TGGCCATTGGCTCACCGTTCGGATTCGACAACTCTGTGACCGCCGGCATTGTCTCAGCCAAAGGGCGCTCCCTGCCGCAAGAGAATTATGTGCCCTTCATTCAGACGGATGTGGCGATCAACCCGGGTAATTCTGGCGGCCCGCTGTTCAATATGCGCGGCGAAGTGGTAGGTATCAATTCACAGATTTACAGTCGTAGTGGCGGGTATATGGGCGTTTCCTTCGCCATTCCGATTGATGTGGCAATGGATATCCAGAACCAGTTGCGTGCTTCCGGCAAGGTCAGTCGTGGTCGCCTTGGCGTGGTAATTCAGGAGGTCAGCAAGGAACTCGCAGACTCTCTGGGCCTTGCCAAGCCGATCGGTGCGGTGGTGAATGCTGTCGAAAAGGGTGGGCCTGCAGAAAAGGCTGGCATTGAGGCAGGTGATGTCATCCTGAAATTTGACGGCAAGACGATCAACAATTCGGCCGATTTGCCGCGCATGGTGGGTGCAACCAGGCCGGGAGGGCGTTCGGTGGTTCAGGTCTGGCGCAAAGGCGCAACCCGGGATATCAACGTTACCGTGGGTGAGGTTCCTGACGAAAAGCAGGCGAGCGCTAAAGTGCAGCGCGGGAAACCGACTGAACAGGCAGCCAACCGCCTTGGCCTAGTCGTCAGTGAGCTAACTGCGGAGCAAAAACGTGAGCTGAAAATGGGTTCTGGCCTGTTGATCGAAGACGTTCGGGGGCAGGGGCTTCGTTCGGATTTGCGTGCTGGCGACATCGTCATTGCGCTGATCGCCAAAGGTGCGACCACTGAGGTCAAGACAGTCGAGCAGTTCAATAAATTACTATCCCTGTTCGAAAAAGGCAGCAATGTCACCTTGCTCGTTCGCCGTGGGGAAATGCAGACTTTCATCACCATAAAAGGTTTGAATGGTGGTTGAACTGACCCTGATGAGCCGCGGCTACTGTCATCTCTGTCATGACATGGAGGTGGCCTTGGCGCCGCTGGCTGATGAGTTCGGTGCGACGGTGACCGTTCTTGATGTTGACGCTGATCCGGTGCTCGAAGCCAGGTATGACGAACTGGTGCCTGTTTTGTTGCATGGCGAGACAGAGTTGTGCCATTACTTTCTTGACGAAGCCAAAGTCCGTGAATATTTGGCTGGAATCCGCTAAAATTCAGGGTCTTCTGAAAAGGGAAGGGCGCCGGACAGCGCCCTTTTTTACTGGTACCAATGGATCACATTAGAAACTTCTCGATCATCGCGCACATCGACCACGGCAAATCGACGCTGGCCGATCGCATCATCCACCTCTGTGGCGGCTTGTCCGATCGCGAGATGGAGGCGCAGGTACTCGATTCGATGGATATCGAACGCGAGCGCGGCATCACGATCAAGGCACAGACCGCTGCGCTGAGTTACAAGGCGCGCGATGGCAAGGTCTACAACCTGAACCTGATCGATACGCCGGGACACGTCGACTTCTCTTATGAAGTCTCTCGTTCGCTATCGGCTTGCGAAGGCGCTCTGCTGGTGGTGGATGCCTCGCAGGGCGTTGAGGCACAGACGGTGGCCAATTGCTATACGGCGCTCGAACTGGATGTTGAAGTCGTTCCTGTTCTGAACAAGATCGACCTGCCGTCGGCCGATCCGGAAAATGCCCGCCAGGAAATCGAGGATGTGATCGGGATCGACGCTTCCGAGGCTGTATTGGCTTCAGCCAAGACAGGTCTCGGCGTCGAGGATATTCTCGAGGCAGTTGTCGCGCGCATTCCG is a window encoding:
- a CDS encoding DegQ family serine endoprotease — translated: MKRFVALCSLWFLCSLSFAQTRGLPDFSDLAEKQGLAVVNISTTQVVRGQAQMMPFPFDENDPAFEFFKRFIPRNPGGAMPRDFENKSLGSGFIVSGDGYILTNAHVVDGADEVTVRLTDKREFKARIIGADKRTDVALIKIDASGLPVVKLGDPAQLRVGEWVVAIGSPFGFDNSVTAGIVSAKGRSLPQENYVPFIQTDVAINPGNSGGPLFNMRGEVVGINSQIYSRSGGYMGVSFAIPIDVAMDIQNQLRASGKVSRGRLGVVIQEVSKELADSLGLAKPIGAVVNAVEKGGPAEKAGIEAGDVILKFDGKTINNSADLPRMVGATRPGGRSVVQVWRKGATRDINVTVGEVPDEKQASAKVQRGKPTEQAANRLGLVVSELTAEQKRELKMGSGLLIEDVRGQGLRSDLRAGDIVIALIAKGATTEVKTVEQFNKLLSLFEKGSNVTLLVRRGEMQTFITIKGLNGG
- a CDS encoding glutaredoxin family protein yields the protein MVVELTLMSRGYCHLCHDMEVALAPLADEFGATVTVLDVDADPVLEARYDELVPVLLHGETELCHYFLDEAKVREYLAGIR